In Anolis carolinensis isolate JA03-04 chromosome 4, rAnoCar3.1.pri, whole genome shotgun sequence, the genomic window CTCTCCTACTCAATATATACAGCCAGCCTTGTTTAAAATAACTAGTCCTAAAAAGTGCTATTACTTGTCCAATAGAAACAGCATAAAAATCACTGCAAAAGCAAGAATGCAGGATGCATATCCTCATCTATTCTTTTCAGCTGTTTTTCTGTACATTTTTTAATTGAAAAGAACCTATAAAATATTGCACATTCAATTTTGGTGCAAGAAGCATATGCCTTTCAAATTCCATTTTTAGGGAAGAACAACTCTTACAAGCCTTCCAGtggcaaatcccccccccccccactctgaaGAGACCATGTCATGGGCTGAATGTTCCCCAAAACAGAAATTTCCAGGAATCCAACTGccaaaaaaatgaattttaaaaatgcagaaaattTCATCTCATATCCAAACATAACCCTGACATCAGAAGGGAATTACTATTTGCAAAGGCTTTAAGGAGCATTCATTCCCTTTTATTGATTGTTTTGAATGGGGCAATTTGGGGAGGGTTGCACAAATACATTGAGGGCTGCAAACAGTCCTTGAATTAGCTACTTGTTCTCTCATCTTGTCTAGAAAAGAACTCTCCTCAGCCTACTAGAATCAATAGACAGCACACACAAATCAGAACCTAACAGATGTCCCATGTAACTTTCCAAGATGAAGGGAAGTCTGGCAAAATAATAGCTCTGAGCagtgtgttgccaaaggctttcatggtagcaatcacaggattgttgtgtgttgtcagacaacctctgaggatgcctgacataaatgtgggcaaaacattaggagagggtacttctggaacatggccatacagcccggaaaacacacaacaaccctggcaAGTGTCTCAGTAAAGGTCCGCTCTATGTCTACTGTCTTTTGGGGGGCTGATGAATTAGAtgaatatctcttatccaaaatgcttgggaccagaagtgctttggattttagtTTTCCCCCCAGAATTTGGAATATGCTTACATATTACATGTACATACTGAGATCTTGCAGATGGCAATCAAGTCTATAaacgaaattcatttatatttgatATACATCCTACAAATTGCCCAATGGtgatttcatacaatattttaaacaatttggCACCAAAAACAAAGGTTGTGTACAAAGAACCGTcacaaagcaaaggtgtcacagtCTCAGACTCTACATGGATGGTTCTGGTAATTtctaattccagataagggatgctcaaagcTGTACTCTTTCCCTCTCATCAGaattttattattactgtgtttgGGAGGGCAACCAAATATAATGGTTCCTTGGTATCCACTAGAGTTTAGTACCAGAACTTCCTCATGGATATCAAAATGTGTGGATGTGGATCAAATCCCATCATGTTAAAATGGCACTCCGTATATAAAATTACAAACAACTCAAATGGGTGCCTGAGAAGAGTGCCTGAGGATCTGAAGAGGGCTTAATAACAGCATTCAGAGCTGCTGTGTTATAGAACTCCTATGATTAGGAAAGCTGCCTTATCAGGGCCCCCAATCAAGAGAACTCTGTAATAGTTGTCAGTCCAATGTGGTTACAAAACCCTCTTCAGTCCTCTGTATGGCCTCTGATACTGCTGGATGCAGGGTACAACAAATACTGCTGGATGCAGGGTACGACAAATGTTTATGTCCATGTCTGCAGCACCCTTTTAGCCCTTCATATGTAGAGGCAACTGCCTGAACAGAGATTGGAATGAATTTAAATCTGAACAAATTCCTTTATGATAACATACAAGTAGCCCATTATTGGGGGATAGTTGAAGACATTCACATAGGCCCAATCTTGGATGACTCAATGCACACACAATAGAACTACAAGCTTCCCTCCAGTCCAATCATTTCAGCCTTGCACCAGAGATATTGGTGCAAATGGATGCTACATTTTAATCATCTTTGCTCCCTAAGAATCTACTAATAGTAACCACTGTGACTATGATGGGAATTCAAATGTAGTTCTGACAGAAGACAACCAAGACTTCCCAATGCCATACCTTCCACTCCTGAGCGACATGACCTGATCATTGAAATATTATCAGACACCATTTCTGGGACACAATTTCTAATAAATAGTTCCTAGAACTACACAATTTAAGGTGCTTTCAGAAATTAGACTTAGGAACTTGGCACCTGCCAACCCAGGATCTGCATGTTAACATTTATGCAGAAATACTCTTAACTCTTTATGCATCTCTTTATAGCAAAACTACTACTAGTATAGACATCTAATTCTGGGTATTGAATCTGAAAAAGTGGGTTAATACCCATGAAAGCTTATGTAAAAATAGTCTTAAAAGTGCTACCATATTTTGTCTTTtaattctctcttttctttcctcctttttatgctgcaagagactTACAGGGCTACAACTATAAAAACTATTCTGGGTGGAAACAGTTCACACTTTCCAATATGGGTCATAAAAGCAAGATTTCAGAACCCGCAAGTCAACAGAATGTTGTCTCCAGATAACAAGGAATAACGACATATTATGCCATTCTGAAGATAGTACTTTTGGAATGGAGGGCTGAACTACTGTCTCGCCAGAAAGTTAAACACTACCTTTAGCTCCCTTCAAATTATTATCACATTATACCACTCTCACCATGCCATCATCATCAACAGGAAAGTTTCTAATAATGATACAATATTTTTAGCAGCAGGAGCATCTATGCACCCAAAATGTTTAGTCCAGCTATTACTCAGACTTAAACACAAAATATATCGCACAAAGGTGGGGCCAAGAGAAGTGATTACTTTTTTTAGATGCCTTATTTCTTTAGGCTGAGGAAGTATTTTcaagcaggaaggtaacacaacATTTACAATTAACCTGATGAGATAGCACACCTACTGCACAGTTCGCTTGTCTATCTGATTTGCTAATTTTACCAtgttcttttcccttttctttgctACCAAGTAATACCTCACTTGAAGAATTCAAACAGTATTTGAAGATCAAGCATGTTCAATCCATGATCTATGCACCTTTGAATCATTCAACAGCATACAGCTGAAGGGTAAGAGTGCAGAAATTATGTAGACCTCCAaatgttgaactacaattcccaagagcCCTAAATCAGTTTATCCAAAggaagaatgctgggagctgccaGAGTGGAAGGCAGCATGGGTCCCATCCCCCTGCTAGACGataaaatgatgttttctatGATATGTCAATACAACTTCTTTATCTACATTTATCATCTCTAGTAGTTTGTTTAAATCTCTTGTATACCATCAACATGCACTTGTAGAGTTTCTCCTTACAAAGCCATACATTACATTCCTGTATCAGCAGTACagaaattaataatattaaaaacaatcttAAAGCTTTCCAGCTGTTTTTTGGAATCAAActtccaataatataatatacagaaaCAGAGAAGGAGCACAGGATTATCCAACAAGAGGGTGGCTATCTGTGACTGTGATATCAGCTACTACAAATGCAATCAATGTATCCATACAAAATTAGGTTCCCTTTACCAAGAAAAAACTTATTAAACCAAAAAGAAGCAAGCGAGAAAAGAGATAACAGAGCAGAGTCACCAATTAAGGCATTTCCATATTAATTCCCTTATGTCTTGAAGGGAATATCTGCAAAGGCATTTAAACTgggaatggcaaaatcaagtcaGTATATATTGTTCCTGTGGAATTACCAATCACTCCTTGGATTGCATCATTTTAATGAATCTTCCTCTCATTTTCCAATGTGTCCTCTTTCGAGAAAGCCATGCACTATGTTTTCTGTAAATCTGGAGAGAAAGGCCCAGGAGTGGAGGGCCCATCCATTCCTGACAAAGTAAATGGTCCATGAGTATTCAGCACCGATGGAAACTATAAAACAGAATAAGATATTATGATTGAAttatataaaaaattaatacCAGTACAAACATTTCTTTTTTGGAGTGTTAAAATATTAGCAAAAATCACCAAATATATCCAAAGATCTTGATCTGAATTTCAGGAAAgcagagcaatggccaacttcaAATGACCACTTTTTACTGGAAAATTCAGGGCAAGTTTGTTGTTTGGTTTTAACTCCTAATGTTAAAAGTGGCTTTCTAGGCAGGGCTACAAGCAAACAAATGAACAAGTCTTGACTAAGGTTCTTTTTTATATACAGTGTgtgggggggagtatttagtcagataccaattgtacaagttctcccacttaaaaagatgagagaggcctgtaattaacatcataggtagacctcaactatgagagacaacatgagaaaacacatccagaaaatcacattgtctgatttttcacaaatttatttgcattCATGTTTTCTTGAGAGATTTCCATTAAAGAAACAAAGAAGAACTTTCAAATGTAATGtgaaagaatcacagaatcatatacctggaagagatcacaaaagccatccagtccaaccccctgccatttagAAGAGTCTTCAAAAGTTTTCAAAAAACTTTGTAGAAGAGCTATGGAAAGAAAAGTCTTGATTGTGAAGACCATGGCCACTAGCCTTCGTACCCAGAATGGGAAATCAGTGTGAACTATGGTTTGCAGAATAAAGAATGtcatagtttctgatacagaagttACAGACTCTATGGTCAGAAAAAATACTTGCATATAAAAATCAAAAAGATGAGCAGAGCTTTATGTTGGTGATATATCTTTGGTtctctagttgttttggactttagcttctAGAGTCCGTGACCATTAGCCAAGATGGCTGGGGCTTCTGTGAGCGGAGGTTCCAAAAGTCTGGAGACCAATATTTAAAAACCATTAATCTAAACTGACATTTACTtctataaaaaataaaagagttcATGTTTAAACAAGTTCTCATGAACCAACATTGATGGCTCTTAAACAGAACTTATCTGATATCATGTTCAGAAACATACCTGGAAAAGGGTGTTAGCACCTTGTAATCTTGCTGGACTGAGAGGAGCAAAtgggctgagagtgctccagaaatGGATACTGGAGAGCAGGGGGCTTGGAGTCAGTAAAATAGGtgtctggaaaacatacaaaatgttACAACCCAGTTATGAGTATATTTAATATCTGAAGCTCCAACTACCTTTAATGTAACTACTAATCACTTGTTTCAGCACCTTTCAGATGAAACCAGAACATAAACAGACAGTTCATAAAATATTGGAAAGTGATTACATAGAATGAGTGAGAATTTGATTAATGTGTGCAAACCTAAAATGGGAGCCCGATGGCATATCAAAAGATGTGAATTAATTTCTAACATTCATGCATGTGAATAACCAtaccctctttctctggctgctgTCCATGAAAAGTCCTAAAAAAGTGAAAATCCTTGGGCCTCATGCAAGgggaaagggcagaatataaattaaataaacacatttttaaaaaatggggaatGGGCAGTGATCTGGTTACCTAATTTCTGCTCAAACACTAACAAAGCAAATTGAAACAAGTAAACTGTACATAAGTGTCCTATTAAACTTATCTTTCAATTAAGAATGATGTCCTAAAAGAGATagacataaaaatgaaaaatataacaTATAGCAGGAAAGTGCCATGTAAGCTTTTCATTTGCTCCCAGTAGATTCCCATTCTACATCAAGAGTGGAAGAAGCACTTGAGCAGCCATTCTGAAGTATATACCTAATTACACAATCACAGTTAAATAAAGGTTGAAAGATTGAATGTTTCTACTTCTATTCCTTTATGGAGTGGAAATCTCCATACAGaatatcgggatatgatgttcATACAACATAAAATGAGCTAGGATTCATGGTCAAACTAagacaggcatgggaaaactttggccctccaggtattttgaatttcaactcacagaaatcccagtcggcttaccagctgttaggaattgtgggaattgacgtccaaaacacctgaagagccagagttggcccatgcctgatctaggatCTGTACCTGAATTAAAACTGGTGTTTCAGATCTTGTGTGAAGCAGGACTAGTCGCTATGTTTAACATAGCAGCAGACATGAGAATTAACTCCAGTCAGGCCAAGCAAGAATAGGCTACACTCCAcaagaaggggaagggaagatgtAGTTTCACAGCAACCTAGATGATcctattacagagttttcttggagAGATTTATTCTGAGGTGGTTTGCCAGTGTCTTCTTCCTCTTAGTATGACTTTCCatggtctcccagaatcctagccCTGTGGGAGACCAGGTCCAGCATCCACAGTTAAATAACTAGGAACACTGGGCAGGATCAAGGATCTGCCTTAATTGAAGGAAAATATCTATGCTCACTGAACATGTCTCCATCTGATTTTTAATCAGTCAAGATGCAGGATCCCACTCAACTTCATGTAACACTTCTGTGGTTACCAGGAGGAAAATGGAACAGGGCAATCCATACCATCTTGCACATATCTAAATTTGGATTCTATGAGTTCTGTTGGTCcttaagaaaacaaataaaatgaaacactAGCTCAGAAAGCTTGGATATCTCCGAGATATTTACACCTCCTCCACCAAAAATTACAGCAAATGTAAGCATCCTGTACTacttgtgtatatacacacagagacactAGGAAAATGTACTGAACAGATGGCACTGTGGCAATGTATGTGAACATAGTCAAATCAGGTAAGGTTTCCATTCAGCCTCTATTTCTGCTCCAAACTTTCAACCTTTTTCGTCCCAGAAAAACCATATATTACCAAAATGTTTTTTCAATGCCCCATAATAGGCTTGAAGGCTATTTTGCCATCTCCCTATGGCAAAATAACATTTTAGGTCCATAAGAGTTGACCTCTCCTCAAAGGAAGTGAATAGACGATCAATTCCAAGATTCTTACTTAAAAAATAAGGCTTTCTCTGAACCTAAATAAGCCCTTGAGAGAGGATTCAGCAAAATTAATCCCCATACTCACTATGAAGTGCAATTAAGTATTTGCCTCTTGCcacacatgcccccccccccacacacacacacacacacgaaaccAGAGAGGCTCTGAAAGGCACTAAGAGCAACAAAAACTGTCTTAAGGTATGTCTATGGGCTGCACTTTGTTTACCCCACTGTACAGTCATAcagatttttatttaaaaacagaagacATGATTACCTGTGAAAAAAGTGCTGGTGTAAGAGAAGCAGTAGGGAGAGAAGGACTTAGTATTCCCAAAGGGCTTGGGTCACTGCCAGTAACAACAAGAGTGGGGGCAATCTCCAGTCCTTTTGGCTTCCTAGTTCGGCTAAGACGAAGTTCCTTTTCTGCCATGAAGGTACTCTGTTCTTTAAACTCCAAGATTTGATCCTGAGATTTTTCCAGCTGCTGGCAAGTGTCAGACTCCTTATCTATAATCAGATCAGGATTAGAATCTAAAGGTGGCAAAGGAGATCTGGGAGAAACCTGGAGAGCAGGGGAAACGGAAGCTGAAGGAGGCGTTGGGGTGAAATTGATAGTCAAACTTGGCAAAGATGTTGAGGTTTCAGTGGCCACCATTTTTGGTGTTACTATAGACTCCACGGCCTGGAGACTTTCATCTGAGCTAGAAGGCAGGGTAGGGACAGCTGATATAATAGATGTTGATTGAGTAGTAGAGGCAAGGGGTGATGGTGAAAGCTTTTTGGAGCACATGGTCACAAATTTTATGACTGAAGGTGTAGACTCCTGAATTATTTTCTTCTCTGCCACTTTTTCAGTTGGATTCTCCATCTTGATTGGCTTAAAGAGTTTTACACAAGAAGAGGAATTAAGGGAGTTCAAAGTAAATGAAGAATATAAGCCTGAGTGAATATAGTCATTGCGACTAGAGGATTTTGCGCAGGATTGAGGCTTCTCCTTCCCACAGTTCTCAGTTTCCTTGGTAGTGTTGTTAGTATCTACAATGCCTGCCTGTGCTTCAGCATCACCCTCAATCCTGCCAACTGCTAGTGGATCCATATTCAAAATTTCTGGATAGGACACAAACTTGTAAACAAATTTTTGACCATTCACTTTCTTAATGATATTctgtgaaaaaaagagaaaaaaggctaTCAGCTACATATCGTATTTGCATTTTTGTcaaagagatttatttatttggttagaTCCAGATGAAATCTTATGAAAactacatttttggactacatcttctAGAATACCCAGATCAGCATGACACTGTTTCAATTTTCAGAGAAAGTAACACCTCATAGTTTGGATTTAAATTTATTAGACCCCACTGAGAATATCACAAAAAGTAATCTAAAACTGATTTCAACAGAACCTAAGTGCTACTAACTGATCCTGCATCAAAATGTATGCCTCAATTCTCATTTGAGAAACTAAAGAGTGGCTTACAAGGTGATTCAATGGTCTCCCATCTATTTTCTAACGAAGGCACCTCCTCCTAAGTTTCACTTAACTCATGGCATCTGGTGATACCGCAAAGTAGTCTGTTTAAGAAAAGCATTGCCATTTCATTTCTGTCCAACCAGCCACTCATCAAAAAGCCCATCCAGGATCAAGATGAATGAAGATGGCTCTGAAACTTTATTaccgtttttaaaaaatcttcaacaTAATGGCTATtcattcaattacagtagagtctcacttatccaagctaaatgggccggcagaagcttggataagcaaatatcttggataataaggaggggttaaggaaaagcctattaaacatcaaagtaggttatgattttacaaattaagccccaaaacatcatgttatacaacaaatttgacagaaaaagtagttcaatacgcagtaatgttatgttgtaattactttatttacgaatttagcaccaaaatatcacgatatgttgaaaacaaaaatggcttggataatccagaagcttggataagcgaagcttggataagtgagactctactgtatctccacaTGTTATGACCTTGATTCAAAAAGTACTAAAACTGAAGCTCACATTCTGAAGACAGGCAAAACACTTCTATCAGTGTGTGCACAGTGTTACAGCACCAAGGTTAAATATTCAAAAGACAGAACATTTATGTAACATTTTGATGTAGCTGAAGAAAATCAGCTGAAATCTTCCACAGAATGGCGTGAATAATAACCATTTCAATGCTTCTCAGCAATATTCTGTGGTACTTAAAATCTTTTCTACTCACTGATTCAATCTgtgcattttaaagaaaatacacAATGCTAGATAATCAAGCCAGTGTTCAAATCAGCATGCTCACTGGAGCTGACACTATCTCCTGGAGACTTATTTTCTTGTTTGTATACTCACGTGAGAGCAGCTGCAAAACAAACCATTGTTAAGAGTTCATGATATATCAACATCTACTGTTCTAAGGCAGTACTGATTAAAATGTCTGGTACTCCTCTGGTTTCCAAAACCATTGAGAATGAAGCAGTGTCTGTGCAAAGAAGAAATAACAAATTCCCCTACCATATGCTATTctacaagaagtcagacaaaaatatttggaataatgCAGAAGGATATAGAAGGCTACTCGGGTTCAAAAATCTGAACCAGAATAtgtcagggagttggactaaatggtccataAGATCTttaccaactctattattctatgattttaatatTTCAGAGAGAGACAAAATTCATGAGGTTAATTTGTATTGTTAGGCCTGCATCTCCCCCAACTTTGTTCTTCCTTCTGGTATTCAGAACAATTGGTTTTCAAGGAGAATCTCAATTAATTGCCATATATAGAGTGTACATACACAATTAACATTatgcatttaaattttaaaacaacaaaggACATATATGTCTAAATCACACCTATAACAAAGGCCCCTCCTACGCTCATTAAGCAAACGAAACAAAAGTTTCAGAATTGATACTGTACATTCTGAAGGCAACCACACTCACTCATAGGGCCAGCACTGCCATAAGGCAGAGTGAGGGGATCACCTTTGGCCCCAGATAAGAGGAAAAAGCAAAGGTGCTAGGGAAAAGGAATATGTCTGCTATACAGGCTTTAGCAAAGGAGGTTGTCTTGTTGCCTGTACTAAAGAAAGCATCAACTGACAGTTCAGCTTTTGTATGTGGATGGGAAGTGGCACCACTATGGACAAACCCTACTCATTCAACTAAGACAGGCCAACAACATTTTTCTTATTTACATTCCACTTAACATCAATAAAATTCAAGCGGGTTAAAAGCCTCTTGGGCAAACAAAAGATTGAGTTACCTTCACGTAATAATATCTGAGAGCACGACTGAGTTTATCGTAGTTCATACTGGGCTTGTTCTTACGGATCCCCCAGAGGCGAGCCACCTCCTCTGCCTGCAGAAGTTTGAATTCTCCGTCGTTGGAGGTCCAACAAATAACATCCTTGTTTTGAGACTCCTGAAGGAGTTGCAAAAGGAACTGCCACAAGGTGATTGCGTTGTCCATAGCAGTGAGCTGAAATTCAAAGATTAGAGGGGGAAAGATCACTATGAAATATACGCACAGCCTTCTGAGGACACCTATTAACATTTTCCCTACCTGGAGGTGGGTAGCAGGAAAGGTGTTTTTGCCCACAGTTCTTAACACGAGATAAGAAGATGGGCCTGCCAATAGAAGCTGAACACAAGCAGCTTAGGAGGCCTGTACAATTTCTGAAATTTTCTGTTTTCCTCATAGGGAAATCAGGTCAGTTTGAAGAGTTACATTTTCTCCTTACATTTATCTGCAGAAACCCTGTGTGAGCTTAAACTATTGTTTCAAAAGGAACTGTGCCATTACAGAGGCCAGATAAAACTTCTCTTCCATTCAAAACCAAAGTAGCACACAGAAGTAAAAGCAATTCCACTGAAGTCACAATTGTAACTAACTACATGTTCTCTCTcttaagagaaaaacaaaatgatCATTACAAGAAGGATTGGGTTTtcatgtctgaggacatctcacCATTCAGATTTCAACAATAAAATTGTGGTTTTTGGATAAAACTGAATGAAAATGTTATGACATCAAACAAATAAGAGAATGGCAGTATCCAAGACTATAGGCCATTTGCTATACGTATTATAAATTACCAGTTAAGTTACATTTGCAAACAAAACACAAACTTTAAAGGGAAAGTTGGGTAAAATTTGCTTCCTGATTAAATAATCTGCAAACATGTTTTGGTCACATTCATATATTGAAGTTTTAAGCAGAcacctaaaataattaaaataatgtgtCAAATGACACATTATTTTAAATCTTCATTAAGTTGAAAAGAGAATGTTTTAACAATTACatcaaaaaccaaacaaaaatctACTTCAAATAGCAGATGAGCAGCAAGTCAACCATGACAGTGGGCACACAAGCCAGCCTAATACCCATTCCTTAATTGTCATGGAAGCTATAGAAAAGAGAAGCGTCAGCCTCCAAAATCTTGGTACGTCTTAGTATCAATGCACACGGTCCCCTTTCGATTTAATAGACaaccacaaataaaagaagagattttatgggatgcttttaaagcaacCATAAGGGGTACTTGCATCTCATTGGAAATAGGgatcaatagaaaagaaaagtatACATTTGAGAAATTAAGATCAGAGGCTGAGGATGCATTCCTACGATTCCAAAAAAATCCAACCGTTGATAATAAGAGAAactggaaagagaaaaaacagaaacTGGAGAATTTAGATAAAATAGAGACCACAAAAATACTTATGGGTTAAAAATGATTATCAAATCAATTCAATTAATAATTCAAAGAGATTGGCCAGAGtcttaaaatcaaaacaagctagAAACAGAATACTTAAGTTGAAAGATGATAGAGGACATCTGAGATCTACAGATGAGGAAATCAGAGAGATTATGGCTAGTTACTATGAAAAACTTTACGAAGTAAAGATTTAATCCAGTggctcccaaacttatttggcctgccgccccctttccaaaaaaaatatgactcaacgccccctggaaagggggtgtggcttagagcggtgggcgtggctcctgctcaatagggcggggctgagcctctcccctagtccaagatgcagggttgggagggggaggtgggcggggccacaaatgggcagccaggactgggatgggaggagttacgagctcttaggcagggctgagcttctatccctgtcctgcggtgcgtgccaggacacagggggcatggctagaggaggaggcggggccttttcccaaatgcctgatggggctgaacctctataccccgcccccgtgttctaacaagcgcctcaggggaggtatacagaggctcattcctgtcttgggctcttgggaagaagccacgcccactcctctagctccgccctctgtgtgtcctaacaggcgcctcaggggctcagccctgtctccggcacttgggaagaggccctgcccctcccctggccccgcccccatgtcctaataggtgccatcaccacctccCTGGCactgctgcagcgcccaccagggggcggtagcgcccactttgggaatcactgatttaatcAAACAAGTTGGCCtcttggaaaaaataataaattcacagtcaaaatctaatctaaatagtacaataactaaa contains:
- the elk4 gene encoding ETS domain-containing protein Elk-4 — encoded protein: MDNAITLWQFLLQLLQESQNKDVICWTSNDGEFKLLQAEEVARLWGIRKNKPSMNYDKLSRALRYYYVKNIIKKVNGQKFVYKFVSYPEILNMDPLAVGRIEGDAEAQAGIVDTNNTTKETENCGKEKPQSCAKSSSRNDYIHSGLYSSFTLNSLNSSSCVKLFKPIKMENPTEKVAEKKIIQESTPSVIKFVTMCSKKLSPSPLASTTQSTSIISAVPTLPSSSDESLQAVESIVTPKMVATETSTSLPSLTINFTPTPPSASVSPALQVSPRSPLPPLDSNPDLIIDKESDTCQQLEKSQDQILEFKEQSTFMAEKELRLSRTRKPKGLEIAPTLVVTGSDPSPLGILSPSLPTASLTPALFSQTPILLTPSPLLSSIHFWSTLSPFAPLSPARLQGANTLFQFPSVLNTHGPFTLSGMDGPSTPGPFSPDLQKT